The Clostridium sp. DL-VIII DNA window TTAAATACCTGCTTATCTAGTGAGCCTTCTTGAAACAAATTAATAATTTCATCCAATTTAAAAACTTCCTTTCAAAAAACTATTGACACAGAGATTAAAATATGTTATATTAATATTATATAGTCATAATTGTATATTATATCATTGGCTTATTTTATTGTCAATGCGTTTTTCTGAGGGTTTTCAATTTTGAACGCTCTTTTTTTGCGTTATAAATCCTATTTTTATTTACAATATATATATATTGCAATTTGCAATGTACAGTTCACAATTAACAATTATTGAAGAAATCCTGTAAGGATTTCAACCATAATTGTCAATTGTACATTGTAAATTTTCAATTGAAACATATATATATATATGTTTCAATTAATTTTATACATTTTACATCTAGATATCTACTTAGCCTATAGCCCTTTCAAATGTAATTTTATTATTGCTCATATATATCATAAGAATTTTAAGCCTAATATTAATCATGCGAAATAAAGAAACATAAAAATAAAGTAAGGCATCTAAAAAAACACCTTACTTTATTTCTTTATTTAACTTGTTATAGTGCTAAAAACTTATCAAATCTTTCTCTAGTATTTTCTTCACCTATAATTTGCATTATAGTATAAATATCAGGTGAATTAGTTCTGTGAGTTAAAGCGGCTCTTACAGCTCCCGCAACATCTGAAATCATACCTTTATATTGATCTGGATTTGCTTTGAATTCTTTTCTATTCGCACAGTATCCAAGTCTAATTCCTATTTCCTTTAAGTCATCAAACCAAGCTTCTTGGCTTTCTACATTAAATTTAAATTCATTTTTATAAGTAGCTACAACTTCTTTTGCTGCTTCTAAGGTTACACCCTTTGGAAGTTCTATTTGTTCTACTGATTCCTTATAGAATAGTTCATCAAAGAAGTAGAAAATCTTATCCTTTACTTCATCCCATTTAGCAAAATCTTTTCTTGGCTTTGGACCTTCTTTATCTATATTAAAGATTTCTTTTGCCATCACTTCATTTTCTGAAACTAATTTGTACATCTCTGCATCAAATTCTTTAGCCCAAGTTATATAGTTATCATAAACATATTCTGCTTTCATTACTGCTATACATTCTTTAGATACATCATTTAATTTAACTAAATCAAATAATGCTCCGCTCTTACCCATCTTTTCTAAATGGATTTCAAATTCATGATAATCAGCCTTAGGATTTTCAGCTCTCCATTCTTCAAAAGTAGAATTAACTATATTAAGTAAGTATTCTACTACTGATACTACTGGGAATCCAACTTCCTTATAATAAGAAACAGCAGCTTCTGCATCTTTTCTCTTTGAAAGCTTTCTCTTTGATCCACCATCCTGCTTCATTATTACTGGAATATGAGCATATCTTGGAGCTTCAAAACCTAAAACTTCAAATAATTGAACATGTATTGGAAGTGATGATAACCATTCTTCTCCTCTTATTACATCTGTAGTTCTCATTAAATAATCATCTATTGCATGAGCAAAGTGGTATGTTGGAAGTCCATCACCTTTTATAAGCACTACATCCTGATTATTCTCTGGGAATGATATATCCCCCTTTATTAGATCATGGAATTCAACTCTTTTTTCAGGATTTCCAGGAGACTTTAATCTTATAATATACTTTTCTCCATTTTCAATTCTCTTTATTGCTTCTTCTTCTGTTATGTTTCTAAATTTAGCATATTCTCCATAGTATCCTGGAGTTATTTTATTAGCCATTTGTCTTTCTCTAAGTTCTGTTAATTCTTCTGGAGTACAAAAATCTGGATAAGCTAAACCTTTTATAAGTAAATCTTTTGCAAAAGTATTATATATATCAGCTCTTTCACTTTGTTTATATGGACCATAATTACCTTTAAAAGTGTCCTGACCTGTCATACCTTCACTAAAATCTAAACCAAAATTATGCATAGTTACTATAGTATCTTCTATTGCACCTTCAACTTCTCTTTTTTGGTCAGTATCCTCTATTCTTAAATAAAAAACTCCTTCAGTTTGACTTGCTAATCTTTCATTTATTAATGCTGAAAATACTCCACCTATATGTTGAAATCCAGTTGGACTTGGTGCGTATCTTGTGACTCTTGCACCAACTTTCAGATTTCTCTTTGGATATTTTTGAATATAATATTCAGGTGTATTTTTAACATTTCCAAATATCATATCTGCTAATTTTTCAAAACTCATTATCTTATCTCTCCTTATCATTCTTCCTTACAAGGTATTATAGGCCCCTTGTTATGGCGATTTATATAAATCTTAATTGACTTTCCCAATGTTCATTCCAAGTTCCAAATCCCTCTGAATACTTTTTCTCTAAAAACATAGGCAACCTCTCTTTAAGACCATCTGATAAATTAAGGTTTAACAAATCATCCTTATCTACCCAAAACACATTACCCTCATCAGTTTTTTCTAATAATTCACCACTAAATACATCTGTTCTATAATTGAATACAAAATATTTGTCACCAGTTTCATCATTATTCCAGTATATGATTCCACATGGCTCTAAATTTGATATTGTTAGCCCTGTTTCTTCTTTGATTTCTCTTATAGTTGACTCTATTAAACTTTCCCCATCTTCTACATGACCTCCTGGAAATGAAATCCTTTTCCAAGATTTAATTCTATCTTGGACTAAAACTTTATTATTTACTTTATCATAAACCATGCACATATTGGTCAATTCTACTTTTGCCACTGTTATAATTTCACCTCCCAAAATTAAAAATAATATTTAATCAAAATTATTTATCCTAAACTCATAAATATACTGCATCTTCAATATCTGTTGCTTTCTCTTTAAACTGAAGCTTATATTTTTTTTAAATTCCAACCCATTCAAAAAAAATCGTCAAGCAGTGCTGATGATAAGACAACGTTATATATATTTTTTTAATTTTTAATATAAAAAAACCTCTCATCCTAAAAACTTCTAGGACGAAAGGCTTAACTTCCGCGTTACCACCTAAATTGATTAAATTAATTAATTTAATCCACTTAATTATCTTTAAGGGAATAACCCCATAAATATACTACGCCAAGTGGCTTTCTATTTATTACTCCAAAGCTTCCTTCAATAGCTCTAAATTCTAGGCTTCCACCCTCCCTAGATCTCTTAAATTTAAAATACTAT harbors:
- the gltX gene encoding glutamate--tRNA ligase, with product MSFEKLADMIFGNVKNTPEYYIQKYPKRNLKVGARVTRYAPSPTGFQHIGGVFSALINERLASQTEGVFYLRIEDTDQKREVEGAIEDTIVTMHNFGLDFSEGMTGQDTFKGNYGPYKQSERADIYNTFAKDLLIKGLAYPDFCTPEELTELRERQMANKITPGYYGEYAKFRNITEEEAIKRIENGEKYIIRLKSPGNPEKRVEFHDLIKGDISFPENNQDVVLIKGDGLPTYHFAHAIDDYLMRTTDVIRGEEWLSSLPIHVQLFEVLGFEAPRYAHIPVIMKQDGGSKRKLSKRKDAEAAVSYYKEVGFPVVSVVEYLLNIVNSTFEEWRAENPKADYHEFEIHLEKMGKSGALFDLVKLNDVSKECIAVMKAEYVYDNYITWAKEFDAEMYKLVSENEVMAKEIFNIDKEGPKPRKDFAKWDEVKDKIFYFFDELFYKESVEQIELPKGVTLEAAKEVVATYKNEFKFNVESQEAWFDDLKEIGIRLGYCANRKEFKANPDQYKGMISDVAGAVRAALTHRTNSPDIYTIMQIIGEENTRERFDKFLAL
- a CDS encoding 8-oxo-dGTP diphosphatase, translated to MAKVELTNMCMVYDKVNNKVLVQDRIKSWKRISFPGGHVEDGESLIESTIREIKEETGLTISNLEPCGIIYWNNDETGDKYFVFNYRTDVFSGELLEKTDEGNVFWVDKDDLLNLNLSDGLKERLPMFLEKKYSEGFGTWNEHWESQLRFI